From Pseudoalteromonas sp. R3, one genomic window encodes:
- a CDS encoding GspH/FimT family pseudopilin, translated as MTVGKHTQHGVTLIELLMVLAIIAILAVTAAPSLIGQIKQDRVNTTANQLSSFYRFARSEAVKREVPVKLELENNDWVMKVVEQGQEITLKRFTIDHTAVAVNLVDRTLRSSGELSAFSNILISDNDATTDDVRLCILHSGQSWLGKATDNCA; from the coding sequence ATGACTGTTGGTAAGCACACCCAGCACGGTGTAACACTGATTGAGTTGTTGATGGTTCTGGCCATCATTGCCATCCTGGCTGTTACGGCTGCGCCGTCTTTAATTGGCCAAATTAAACAGGACAGGGTGAATACCACAGCAAATCAGCTAAGCAGCTTTTATCGCTTTGCCCGCAGTGAAGCGGTAAAGCGCGAAGTGCCGGTAAAACTGGAACTTGAAAACAATGACTGGGTAATGAAGGTGGTCGAGCAGGGTCAGGAAATCACGTTAAAACGGTTTACGATTGACCACACAGCAGTAGCCGTGAACCTGGTTGACAGAACACTGCGCTCAAGCGGTGAGCTCAGTGCATTCAGTAACATATTGATATCGGATAACGATGCAACAACGGACGATGTTCGTTTATGCATCTTACACAGTGGGCAAAGCTGGTTGGGTAAGGCGACAGACAATTGCGCGTAG
- a CDS encoding prepilin-type N-terminal cleavage/methylation domain-containing protein: protein MRVVSGFSLLEVMVSMVIAAIALLGLAAAQIKAMQFAQNSFNYTVALIHGQNAIERIWPDICHYQSVNTSLNPVANPTAAWLYPNDPRFTLTLPDTFSLDMSLTVSWHDERMTNTGVDQISLHASFVNECL from the coding sequence TTGCGCGTAGTTTCGGGGTTTTCATTGCTGGAAGTGATGGTGTCTATGGTAATCGCAGCCATTGCATTGCTTGGCCTTGCCGCAGCCCAGATCAAGGCCATGCAGTTTGCACAGAACAGTTTTAATTATACCGTGGCTTTGATCCACGGTCAGAATGCGATAGAGCGTATTTGGCCCGACATTTGCCATTATCAGAGTGTCAATACCAGCCTGAATCCGGTTGCCAACCCGACAGCAGCCTGGCTATACCCGAATGACCCTCGCTTCACGCTAACGCTGCCCGACACTTTCAGTCTCGATATGAGCCTGACGGTTAGCTGGCACGATGAACGTATGACCAATACAGGCGTGGACCAAATCTCTTTGCACGCCAGTTTTGTCAATGAATGTTTGTGA
- the rpsR gene encoding 30S ribosomal protein S18, translating into MARYFRRRKFCRFKAEGVQQIDYKDLATLRNYVTESGKIVPSRITGTSAKYQRQLATAIKRARYLALLPYTDLHK; encoded by the coding sequence ATGGCACGTTATTTCAGACGTCGTAAGTTCTGCCGTTTCAAAGCGGAAGGCGTACAACAAATCGATTACAAAGATCTGGCTACTCTTAGAAACTACGTAACAGAAAGTGGCAAAATCGTACCTAGCCGTATCACAGGTACTAGCGCTAAATATCAGCGTCAGCTAGCAACTGCTATTAAGCGTGCTCGCTACCTAGCCCTTCTTCCGTACACTGACTTACACAAGTAA
- a CDS encoding prepilin-type N-terminal cleavage/methylation domain-containing protein has translation MSRLMNCRGFTLLELLIALAIGLFMLGGIAVAYSTIRSTIAVNQELAQAQEVIRYTSQLMTRSIKQTASTPQVMLNGEALEVSQVANTPACDGSVPVVNYTETFSLLDGYLLCDISSDNLPAQRLLRGVNGLSFSVDGLITSITVTPVGVPVQYAAGIQIDIAASQQVLATANW, from the coding sequence GTGAGTCGATTGATGAATTGCCGCGGATTTACTTTACTTGAGCTGCTGATCGCACTGGCGATAGGCTTGTTTATGCTCGGAGGTATTGCCGTGGCCTATTCGACCATTCGTAGCACTATTGCCGTGAATCAGGAGCTGGCACAGGCACAGGAAGTGATCCGTTATACCAGCCAGCTAATGACCCGTAGCATTAAGCAAACAGCGTCCACACCTCAGGTCATGCTTAACGGTGAGGCATTAGAAGTCAGTCAGGTTGCCAATACGCCGGCCTGCGATGGCAGCGTTCCTGTGGTGAATTACACCGAGACTTTTTCTCTGCTTGATGGCTACTTATTATGCGATATCAGCTCAGATAACTTGCCTGCCCAGCGCTTGTTACGAGGGGTCAATGGGTTAAGCTTTTCGGTCGATGGCCTGATCACATCCATAACAGTGACTCCTGTGGGTGTGCCCGTACAGTATGCGGCGGGGATCCAGATAGATATTGCAGCAAGTCAGCAGGTGCTGGCGACGGCGAATTGGTGA
- the rplI gene encoding 50S ribosomal protein L9, translating into MQVILLDKIANLGGLGDQVSVKSGFARNFLFPKGKAVPATKANIETFEARRAELEAKIAEELVAAQARAEKLEALAEVTLVSKAGDEGKLFGSIGTRDIADAITAVGLEVAKSEVRLPTGTIRETGEFDVSIQLHTDVTTAIKVIVIAEA; encoded by the coding sequence ATGCAAGTTATTCTACTAGACAAGATCGCAAACCTAGGTGGCCTAGGTGACCAGGTTTCTGTTAAATCTGGTTTCGCACGTAACTTCCTTTTCCCTAAGGGTAAGGCAGTTCCTGCAACTAAAGCTAACATCGAAACTTTCGAAGCACGTCGTGCTGAGCTTGAAGCGAAAATCGCTGAAGAGCTAGTTGCTGCACAAGCGCGCGCTGAAAAACTAGAAGCACTTGCTGAAGTGACTCTGGTTTCTAAAGCGGGTGACGAAGGTAAGCTGTTCGGTTCTATCGGTACTCGCGATATTGCTGACGCTATCACTGCAGTAGGTCTGGAAGTTGCTAAGTCAGAAGTTCGTCTGCCTACCGGTACTATCCGAGAAACAGGTGAATTCGACGTATCAATCCAGCTTCACACTGACGTGACAACAGCTATCAAAGTAATCGTGATCGCTGAAGCTTAA
- a CDS encoding type IV pilin protein, with amino-acid sequence MLKTSRMRGFTLIELLIAIAIVAILASVALPNYGQYVRESRRLDAQHLLLQTSATLERIYSRNGGYPNDQTFQSLPAAEHYTFSYEARNKPQGANGDFRNMGYILKATPLAAGGQNGDICGVLTLDHLGNQGGNLNDCW; translated from the coding sequence ATGCTTAAAACCTCCAGAATGCGTGGATTTACTTTAATTGAGCTGCTGATCGCTATTGCGATTGTCGCCATTCTGGCCAGTGTGGCATTGCCAAACTATGGTCAGTATGTACGTGAAAGCAGACGACTGGATGCACAGCACTTGCTGTTACAAACCAGTGCCACGTTGGAGCGTATCTATTCCCGTAATGGTGGTTACCCGAATGATCAGACTTTTCAAAGCCTGCCTGCTGCTGAACACTACACGTTCAGCTACGAAGCGCGTAATAAGCCACAAGGTGCCAACGGTGATTTTCGTAATATGGGCTATATTTTAAAGGCGACACCATTGGCTGCAGGTGGTCAGAATGGCGACATTTGCGGAGTACTCACGCTGGACCATTTAGGCAATCAGGGAGGCAACCTGAATGACTGTTGGTAA